A single Camelus dromedarius isolate mCamDro1 chromosome 26, mCamDro1.pat, whole genome shotgun sequence DNA region contains:
- the TRDMT1 gene encoding tRNA (cytosine(38)-C(5))-methyltransferase isoform X3, which produces MILMSPPCQPFTRIGLQGDVTDPRTNSFLYILDILPRLQKLPKYILLENVKGFEVSSARDLLIQTIENCGFQYQEFLLSPTSLGIPNSRLRYFLIAKLQSEPLPFQGPGQILTEFPQLGSEDPQKHEIAAEKKIEEKKIESNICFDNSTHCSGKEAILFKLETAEEIGRKHQQDSDLSVQMLKEFLEDDVDMNSYFLPPKSLLRYALLLDIVKPTSRRSMCFTKGYGRYVEGTGSVLQTTEDVQIENVYKSLTSLSQEEKITKLLMLKLRFFTPKEIANLHGFPPEFGFPEKITVKQRYRLLGNSLNVHIVAKLIKILYE; this is translated from the exons ATGATTTTAATGAGCCCTCCCTGTCAGCCATTTACAAG AATTGGCCTGCAAGGTGATGTGACTGATCCAAGGACGAACAGcttcttatatattctagatattctCCCAAG attacaAAAATTACCGAAGTATATTCTCTTAGAAAATGTGAAAGGTTTTGAAGTATCTTCTGCAAG agacCTGTTAATACAAACGATAGAAAATTGTGGCTTTCAGTACCAAGAATTTCTATTGTCTCCAACCTCT CTTGGCATTCCAAATTCAAGGCTACGGTATTTCCTTATTGCAAAGCTTCAGTCAGAGCCGCTCCCTTTTCAAGGCCCTGGTCAG ATACTGACGGAGTTTCCCCAACTTGGATCTGAAGATCCACAAAAACATGAGATAgctgcagaaaagaaaattgaagaaaagaaaatcgaATCAAATATTTGCTTTGATAACAGCACACACTGTTCTGGAAAAGAGGCCATTCTTTTTAAGCTTGAAACTGCAGAAGAAATTGGCAGGAAACATCAACAGGACAGTGATCTCTCTGTGCAAATGCTAAAAGAGTTTCTGGAAGATGACGTTGACATGAACTCATACTTTTTACCACCAAAGTCGTTACTGCGATATGCTCTTTTGCTAGACATTGTTAAGCCCACTTCTAGAAGGTCCATGTGCTTTACGAAAGG TTACGGACGCTACGTAGAAGGGACAGGATCTGTGTTACAGACTACAGAGGATGTGCAG ATTGAGAATGTCTACAAATCCCTTACCAGTTTGTCACAAGAAGAAAAGATAACAAAATTGTTAATGCTCAAACTTCGATTCTTCACTCCTAAAGAAATAGCAAATCTCCATGGATTTCCTCCAGAGTTCG GATTTCCTGAGAAGATTACAGTCAAACAGCGTTATCGTCTACTTGGAAATAGTCTCAACGTACATATAGTAGCTAAACTAATCAAAATCCTatatgagtaa
- the TRDMT1 gene encoding tRNA (cytosine(38)-C(5))-methyltransferase isoform X4 gives MKCTSTVFLTHSSWPRQLRLQKLPKYILLENVKGFEVSSARDLLIQTIENCGFQYQEFLLSPTSLGIPNSRLRYFLIAKLQSEPLPFQGPGQILTEFPQLGSEDPQKHEIAAEKKIEEKKIESNICFDNSTHCSGKEAILFKLETAEEIGRKHQQDSDLSVQMLKEFLEDDVDMNSYFLPPKSLLRYALLLDIVKPTSRRSMCFTKGYGRYVEGTGSVLQTTEDVQIENVYKSLTSLSQEEKITKLLMLKLRFFTPKEIANLHGFPPEFGFPEKITVKQRYRLLGNSLNVHIVAKLIKILYE, from the exons attacaAAAATTACCGAAGTATATTCTCTTAGAAAATGTGAAAGGTTTTGAAGTATCTTCTGCAAG agacCTGTTAATACAAACGATAGAAAATTGTGGCTTTCAGTACCAAGAATTTCTATTGTCTCCAACCTCT CTTGGCATTCCAAATTCAAGGCTACGGTATTTCCTTATTGCAAAGCTTCAGTCAGAGCCGCTCCCTTTTCAAGGCCCTGGTCAG ATACTGACGGAGTTTCCCCAACTTGGATCTGAAGATCCACAAAAACATGAGATAgctgcagaaaagaaaattgaagaaaagaaaatcgaATCAAATATTTGCTTTGATAACAGCACACACTGTTCTGGAAAAGAGGCCATTCTTTTTAAGCTTGAAACTGCAGAAGAAATTGGCAGGAAACATCAACAGGACAGTGATCTCTCTGTGCAAATGCTAAAAGAGTTTCTGGAAGATGACGTTGACATGAACTCATACTTTTTACCACCAAAGTCGTTACTGCGATATGCTCTTTTGCTAGACATTGTTAAGCCCACTTCTAGAAGGTCCATGTGCTTTACGAAAGG TTACGGACGCTACGTAGAAGGGACAGGATCTGTGTTACAGACTACAGAGGATGTGCAG ATTGAGAATGTCTACAAATCCCTTACCAGTTTGTCACAAGAAGAAAAGATAACAAAATTGTTAATGCTCAAACTTCGATTCTTCACTCCTAAAGAAATAGCAAATCTCCATGGATTTCCTCCAGAGTTCG GATTTCCTGAGAAGATTACAGTCAAACAGCGTTATCGTCTACTTGGAAATAGTCTCAACGTACATATAGTAGCTAAACTAATCAAAATCCTatatgagtaa